The Actinomadura sp. WMMB 499 genome includes a window with the following:
- the map gene encoding type I methionyl aminopeptidase, translating into MTTQLLRPGTISPLRKVPAHIPRPEYVGKKKPRTGEPDVKTPEIIEKMRVAGKIAAQALELVGSEVRPGITTDELDRIGHEFMLDHGAYPSTLGYRGFPKSLCTSINEVICHGIPDDTVLRDGDIINVDITAFIGGVHGDTDATFLCGDVPEESAQLVERTREAMMRGIRAAKPGRALNVIGRVIESYAKRFGYGVVRDFTGHGIGTTFHSGLVVPHYDDPNATTLIEPGMTFTVEPMLTLGSFDYDMWDDGWTVVTKDRKRTAQFEHTILITDDGNEILTLP; encoded by the coding sequence ATGACGACCCAGCTTCTCCGGCCCGGCACCATCTCCCCTCTGCGGAAGGTCCCCGCGCACATTCCCCGCCCGGAGTACGTCGGCAAGAAGAAGCCCAGGACCGGCGAGCCGGACGTCAAGACTCCCGAGATCATCGAGAAGATGCGGGTCGCGGGGAAGATCGCCGCGCAGGCCCTCGAGCTGGTCGGGAGCGAGGTGCGGCCCGGCATCACGACGGACGAGCTCGACCGGATCGGGCACGAGTTCATGCTCGACCACGGGGCGTACCCGTCCACGCTGGGCTACCGGGGGTTCCCCAAGTCGCTGTGCACCTCGATCAACGAGGTGATCTGCCACGGGATCCCGGACGACACGGTGCTGCGGGACGGCGACATCATCAACGTCGACATCACCGCGTTCATCGGCGGCGTGCACGGCGACACCGACGCGACGTTCCTGTGCGGGGACGTGCCGGAGGAGTCGGCGCAGCTGGTGGAGCGCACCCGGGAGGCGATGATGCGGGGCATCCGCGCCGCCAAGCCGGGCCGCGCGCTGAACGTGATCGGGCGGGTCATCGAGTCGTACGCCAAGCGCTTCGGGTACGGCGTGGTCCGCGACTTCACCGGGCACGGGATCGGCACGACGTTCCACTCGGGCCTGGTCGTCCCCCACTACGACGACCCGAACGCGACCACGCTGATCGAGCCGGGCATGACGTTCACGGTCGAGCCGATGCTGACGCTCGGCAGCTTCGACTACGACATGTGGGACGACGGCTGGACGGTCGTGACGAAGGACCGCAAGCGGACGGCCCAGTTCGAGCACACGATCCTGATCACCGACGACGGCAACGAAATCCTCACCCTGCCGTGA
- the npdG gene encoding NADPH-dependent F420 reductase produces MSDQQPKNPHDLPDASGIPIGILGGTGDQGKGLARRFALAGHRVTIGSRKADRAQAAADDLIAGDPDAGLRVSGAENPVAAGESDVVIVAVPWEGHKATLESLRDELAGKIVVDCVNPLGFEKGKGAFALPVEEGSAAEQAAAVLPDSRVVAAFHHVSAKLLLDPAVGEMELDVLVLGGDREATDLVQALAGRIPGMRGVYGGRLHNAGQVEAFTANLISMNRRYKAHAGLRITDV; encoded by the coding sequence ATGAGTGATCAGCAGCCCAAGAATCCGCACGACCTCCCGGACGCGAGCGGCATCCCGATCGGGATCCTCGGCGGCACCGGTGACCAGGGCAAGGGCCTCGCGCGCCGGTTCGCGCTCGCCGGGCACCGGGTGACCATCGGCTCCCGCAAGGCCGACCGCGCCCAGGCGGCCGCCGACGACCTGATCGCCGGCGACCCGGACGCGGGCCTGCGGGTGTCGGGCGCGGAGAACCCGGTGGCGGCGGGGGAGTCCGACGTCGTGATCGTCGCCGTCCCGTGGGAGGGGCACAAGGCCACGCTGGAGTCGCTGCGGGACGAGCTCGCCGGCAAGATCGTCGTGGACTGCGTGAACCCGCTGGGCTTCGAGAAGGGCAAGGGCGCCTTCGCGCTTCCGGTCGAGGAGGGCAGCGCCGCCGAGCAGGCCGCCGCCGTCCTGCCGGACAGCCGCGTCGTCGCCGCGTTCCACCACGTGTCGGCCAAGCTGCTGCTCGACCCCGCGGTCGGCGAGATGGAACTGGACGTCCTGGTCCTCGGCGGCGACCGGGAGGCCACCGACCTCGTGCAGGCCCTCGCCGGCCGGATCCCCGGCATGCGCGGCGTGTACGGCGGACGCCTCCACAACGCCGGCCAGGTCGAGGCGTTCACCGCCAACCTGATCTCCATGAACCGCCGCTACAAGGCACACGCCGGCCTGCGCATCACCGACGTGTGA
- a CDS encoding TrkA family potassium uptake protein: MIDPEAARRPLVLLPKVRTGPLRAVGRRVGLAGLAVLAVVAAVYLGRDGYRDSADGDVTLLDAFYYATVSVSTTGYGDITPVSDSARLVNILFVTPVRVLFLIVLVGTTLEVLAERTREDWRQSRWRARVRDHIVVTGYGTKGRSAIKTLLTTGVPRDSIVVVDPDPRVVAEAAEAGLVGIVGDATRSSVLEQAGVRRAREIVVAAARDDTAVLITLTARQLNPRAGIQASVRESENVPLLRQSGADHVVTSSEAAGRLLGVTTRHPNVGDVIEDLLDQGSGLDLVERPVAAEEAGRPLAALAEPALAVVRDGRMLPFDHPDCAALRPGDLVIVARSSRRSRTAPKAAPEDPSGPA, from the coding sequence ATGATCGATCCGGAGGCGGCGCGCAGGCCGCTCGTCCTGCTGCCGAAGGTGCGGACGGGCCCGCTGCGCGCCGTCGGGCGGCGCGTCGGGCTCGCCGGGCTCGCGGTGCTGGCCGTGGTGGCCGCCGTCTACCTGGGCCGCGACGGCTACCGTGACTCCGCCGACGGCGACGTCACGCTGCTGGACGCGTTCTACTACGCCACCGTCTCGGTCTCCACGACCGGATACGGCGACATCACCCCGGTGAGCGATTCCGCCCGGCTCGTCAACATCCTCTTCGTCACGCCCGTGCGGGTGCTGTTCCTCATCGTCCTCGTGGGCACGACCCTCGAGGTGCTCGCGGAACGCACCCGCGAGGACTGGCGGCAGTCACGCTGGAGGGCACGCGTGCGCGACCACATCGTGGTGACCGGATACGGGACGAAGGGGCGCAGCGCGATCAAGACGCTGCTGACCACCGGCGTCCCGCGCGACTCGATCGTCGTCGTCGACCCGGACCCGCGCGTCGTCGCCGAAGCGGCGGAGGCGGGGCTGGTCGGCATCGTGGGGGACGCCACCCGCAGCTCGGTCCTCGAGCAGGCGGGCGTCCGGCGGGCCCGCGAGATCGTCGTGGCGGCCGCGCGGGACGACACCGCGGTGCTGATCACGCTGACCGCGCGGCAGCTCAACCCGCGCGCCGGGATCCAGGCGTCGGTGCGCGAGTCCGAGAACGTCCCGCTGCTGCGGCAGAGCGGCGCCGACCATGTGGTGACCTCGTCGGAGGCCGCGGGCCGGCTGCTCGGCGTCACCACGCGGCACCCGAACGTCGGCGACGTCATCGAGGATCTCCTCGACCAGGGCAGCGGCCTCGATCTCGTCGAACGTCCCGTGGCGGCCGAGGAGGCCGGACGTCCCCTCGCGGCGCTGGCCGAACCGGCGCTGGCGGTGGTGCGGGACGGCCGGATGCTCCCGTTCGACCATCCCGACTGCGCGGCGCTGCGGCCGGGCGACCTCGTCATCGTCGCGCGCTCCAGCCGCCGGTCGCGCACGGCGCCGAAGGCGGCGCCCGAGGACCCGTCCGGTCCGGCCTGA
- the panB gene encoding 3-methyl-2-oxobutanoate hydroxymethyltransferase, with protein MSSSVAPPAQPNALYGGTGGRRVTVRDIAAAKQRHEKWPMLTAYDALTARVFDDAGIPVLLVGDSAAMVVYGYDSTIPVTVDDLIPLTAAVVRGSRRAMVVADLPFGSYQTGVSEALTTATRFMKETGAHAIKLEGGRRVLPQVEALVAAGMPVMGHLGLTPQSVNVFGGYRVQGRGESGEELIADAKALEAAGAFAVVLECVPEELAERVTASLSIPTIGIGAGNVTDAQVLVWQDMAGLTPHTAKFVKKFADVHGVLGDAARAYADEVVGGTYPTAEHSYR; from the coding sequence ATGTCTTCATCTGTCGCACCCCCCGCACAGCCGAACGCCCTCTACGGCGGCACGGGCGGGCGAAGGGTCACCGTCCGCGACATCGCCGCGGCGAAGCAGCGGCACGAGAAGTGGCCGATGCTCACCGCCTACGACGCGCTCACCGCGCGGGTGTTCGACGACGCCGGCATTCCGGTGCTGCTCGTCGGCGACTCCGCCGCGATGGTCGTCTACGGCTACGACTCGACGATCCCCGTGACGGTCGACGACCTGATCCCGCTGACCGCCGCGGTCGTCCGCGGGTCCCGGCGCGCCATGGTGGTCGCGGACCTGCCGTTCGGCTCCTACCAGACGGGCGTGTCCGAGGCGCTCACGACCGCGACCCGCTTCATGAAGGAGACCGGCGCCCACGCGATCAAGCTGGAGGGCGGCCGGCGCGTCCTGCCGCAGGTCGAGGCGCTCGTCGCCGCCGGCATGCCGGTGATGGGCCACCTCGGCCTCACCCCGCAGTCGGTGAACGTCTTCGGCGGCTACCGGGTGCAGGGCCGCGGCGAGTCCGGCGAGGAGCTGATCGCCGACGCCAAGGCCCTCGAGGCCGCGGGCGCGTTCGCGGTGGTGCTCGAGTGCGTGCCCGAGGAGCTGGCCGAGCGCGTCACCGCGTCGCTGTCCATCCCGACGATCGGCATCGGGGCCGGCAACGTCACCGACGCGCAGGTCCTGGTATGGCAGGACATGGCGGGCCTCACCCCGCACACCGCGAAGTTCGTCAAGAAGTTCGCGGACGTGCACGGCGTCCTCGGCGACGCGGCCCGCGCCTACGCCGACGAGGTCGTCGGCGGCACCTACCCGACCGCCGAGCACTCCTACAGGTGA
- a CDS encoding SpoIIE family protein phosphatase: protein MAPRGDVPGPDSASRTLVLGVDGARRIVQCGPNVRAVLGREPGELLGRAACDLVAEEGKAELEAMLEAIGAGQERRGMLPVLNRGDMVSAIVTAQPMLGGDADAAPAGLLYVQVALPPSERYQDPALMRRALLDDPLTRFADSLDLDQSARKIVDVIVPHYCNAASVLVLESLVAADEVHSESGSAVMRRVAVTSDDDNPAWTSAFPVGEVLVFPEGTPYHEVMDTARPVHKPHIDGAAAAAIGKIWRRGPAGELLTDVSMVLLPLIANDTLLGFIACTRVPGFRKFDLYDVEIGMEFAAGAAIVIENARRFSRERATALALQRSLLPNRLSAPSSVEVRHRYLPGSKLVEVGGDWYESIALPGARVALIVGDVAGHGVRAAVTMGRLRTALHTLANLELPPADALHVMHELMIELGEQEPHFATCVYAVYDATTGTIEIASAGHLPPLLAGPGGDNEYLRVPPAPPLGVAGGAAIESREFTVEDGSLFVIYTDGLVENRGRDIDDGLARLRAIFGPESVDRPMEDLAKATLAGVYADQHRDDIAVLIARLRRLPEDRCASWTLPADPAAVRRARGLVRARLADWGLEDLEYTTQLLISELITNAYRYAHGPIELRLLYERTLVCEVLDRSAALPRLRRAEDDDENGRGLLVVSQLAHRWGSRRTAAGKVVWCEQVPPGVDPEPIDLDSTWPGESHHLPG from the coding sequence ATGGCGCCGCGAGGCGACGTCCCCGGCCCCGACTCGGCGTCCCGAACCCTCGTCCTGGGCGTCGACGGCGCCCGGCGGATCGTCCAGTGCGGGCCCAACGTCCGTGCCGTCCTCGGGCGGGAACCCGGGGAACTGCTCGGCCGCGCCGCCTGCGACCTCGTCGCGGAGGAGGGCAAGGCCGAACTGGAGGCCATGCTGGAGGCCATCGGCGCCGGCCAGGAACGGCGCGGCATGCTGCCGGTGCTGAACCGGGGCGACATGGTGTCGGCGATCGTGACCGCGCAGCCCATGCTCGGCGGCGACGCCGACGCCGCGCCCGCCGGGCTGCTGTACGTGCAGGTGGCGCTGCCGCCCAGCGAGCGCTACCAGGACCCGGCCCTCATGCGGCGCGCCCTGCTGGACGACCCGCTCACCCGGTTCGCCGACTCGCTGGACCTCGACCAGTCCGCGCGCAAGATCGTCGACGTCATCGTCCCGCACTACTGCAACGCCGCGTCGGTGCTCGTGCTGGAGAGCCTCGTCGCCGCCGACGAGGTGCACAGCGAGTCCGGCTCGGCCGTGATGCGCCGCGTCGCCGTCACCTCCGACGACGACAACCCCGCGTGGACGTCCGCGTTCCCCGTCGGCGAGGTCCTCGTCTTCCCCGAGGGCACCCCCTACCACGAGGTCATGGACACCGCCCGTCCCGTCCACAAGCCCCACATCGACGGTGCCGCGGCGGCCGCCATCGGGAAGATCTGGCGGCGCGGACCTGCGGGCGAGCTGCTCACCGACGTCTCCATGGTGCTGCTGCCGCTGATCGCGAACGACACGCTGCTCGGCTTCATCGCCTGCACCCGCGTCCCCGGCTTCCGCAAGTTCGACCTCTACGACGTCGAGATCGGCATGGAGTTCGCGGCCGGCGCGGCGATCGTCATCGAGAACGCCCGCCGGTTCAGCCGCGAGCGCGCCACCGCCCTCGCCCTGCAGCGCAGCCTGCTGCCGAACCGGCTGTCGGCCCCGTCCTCGGTCGAGGTGCGGCACCGCTACCTGCCCGGCAGCAAGCTCGTCGAGGTCGGCGGCGACTGGTACGAGTCGATCGCGCTGCCCGGCGCCCGCGTCGCGCTGATCGTCGGCGACGTCGCCGGGCACGGCGTCCGCGCCGCCGTCACGATGGGACGGCTCCGCACCGCCCTGCACACGCTCGCGAACCTGGAACTGCCGCCCGCGGACGCCCTGCACGTCATGCACGAGCTGATGATCGAGCTCGGGGAGCAGGAACCCCACTTCGCCACCTGCGTGTACGCGGTGTACGACGCCACGACCGGCACCATCGAGATCGCCTCCGCCGGGCACCTGCCGCCGCTGCTCGCCGGTCCCGGCGGCGACAACGAGTACCTGCGGGTCCCGCCCGCGCCGCCGCTCGGCGTCGCCGGCGGCGCCGCGATCGAGAGCCGCGAGTTCACCGTCGAGGACGGCAGCCTGTTCGTCATCTACACCGACGGCCTCGTCGAGAACCGCGGCCGCGACATCGACGACGGCCTCGCCCGCCTCCGCGCGATCTTCGGCCCGGAGTCGGTGGACCGGCCCATGGAGGACCTCGCGAAGGCCACCCTCGCCGGCGTCTACGCCGACCAGCACCGCGACGACATCGCCGTGCTGATCGCCCGGCTCCGCCGCCTCCCCGAGGACCGCTGCGCCTCCTGGACGCTGCCCGCCGACCCCGCCGCCGTGCGCCGCGCCCGCGGCCTCGTCCGCGCCCGCCTCGCCGACTGGGGCCTCGAGGACCTCGAGTACACCACCCAGCTGCTGATCTCCGAGCTGATCACCAACGCCTACCGGTACGCGCACGGCCCCATCGAGCTGCGGCTGCTCTACGAGCGCACCCTCGTCTGCGAGGTCCTCGACCGCTCCGCCGCCCTGCCCCGCCTCCGCCGCGCCGAGGACGACGACGAGAACGGCCGCGGCCTCCTGGTCGTCAGCCAGCTCGCGCACCGCTGGGGCAGCCGCCGGACCGCCGCCGGCAAGGTCGTCTGGTGCGAGCAGGTCCCACCCGGCGTCGACCCCGAGCCCATCGACCTCGACTCCACCTGGCCCGGCGAAAGCCACCACCTCCCCGGGTGA
- a CDS encoding NAD+ synthase: MAQLRIALAQVNPTVGDLDGNADLIVDWTRTAAGSGAHLVAFPEMALTGYPVEDLALRPSFVEASRRALTGVARRLADAGLGDVPVVVGHLDRRAGGRRPLNAAAWLHGGEILISSAKHHLPNYGVFDEYRIFERGDMLPIVRLHGIDVATAICEDLWQDGGPAGIARAAGAGFLLSINASPYERDKDDVRLDLCAKRAREAGCALAYVNLVGGQDELVFDGDSVIVDAEGALVARAPQFVEHLLITDLDLPEASPGEGPASVEASDGVTFTVERRTLSPVRLPAYAPEPPAVAEPLDDLAEIYAALVLGTGDYVRKNGFRSVVLGLSGGIDSALVATIAADAIGPENVHAILLPSRYSSEGSVSDAEDLVKRQGLHSRIVPISRMVEAFEAELDLHGLAAENLQARIRANVWMGLSNEHGHLVLTGGNKSELATGYSTLYGDSAGGFAPIKDVFKTTVWDLARWRNTALTADLPFLHPFAQEPVPEAIIVKEPSAELRPGQRDRDSLPAYDLLDAVLSDYVERDMGRDPLIAAGHDPGLVDRVIRLVDIAEYKRRQYPPGPKITPKNFGRDRRLPITNRWRERG, translated from the coding sequence GTGGCACAGCTCCGGATCGCGCTCGCGCAGGTGAACCCGACCGTCGGCGACCTCGACGGCAACGCCGACCTCATCGTGGACTGGACACGGACCGCCGCCGGCTCCGGCGCGCACCTCGTCGCCTTCCCCGAGATGGCACTGACCGGCTACCCGGTGGAGGACCTCGCCCTCCGGCCGTCCTTCGTCGAGGCCTCGCGGCGCGCCCTCACCGGCGTCGCCCGCCGCCTCGCCGACGCCGGCCTCGGCGACGTGCCCGTCGTGGTGGGGCACCTCGACCGCCGCGCCGGCGGCCGGCGCCCGCTGAACGCCGCCGCGTGGCTGCACGGCGGCGAGATCCTGATCAGCTCGGCGAAGCACCACCTGCCGAACTACGGCGTGTTCGACGAGTACCGGATCTTCGAGCGGGGCGACATGCTCCCCATCGTCCGGCTGCACGGCATCGACGTCGCCACCGCCATCTGCGAGGACCTCTGGCAGGACGGCGGGCCCGCCGGGATCGCCCGCGCCGCGGGAGCCGGGTTCCTCCTCTCCATCAACGCCTCCCCCTACGAGCGCGACAAGGACGACGTCCGCCTCGACCTGTGCGCCAAGCGCGCGCGCGAAGCCGGGTGCGCCCTCGCGTACGTGAACCTGGTCGGCGGGCAGGACGAACTGGTCTTCGACGGCGACTCCGTCATCGTCGACGCGGAAGGCGCCCTCGTCGCGCGCGCCCCCCAGTTCGTCGAGCACCTCCTCATCACCGACCTCGACCTTCCCGAAGCGTCACCGGGCGAGGGCCCCGCGTCCGTCGAGGCGTCCGACGGCGTCACCTTCACCGTCGAGCGCCGCACGCTCTCGCCCGTCCGGCTGCCCGCCTACGCCCCCGAACCGCCGGCCGTCGCCGAACCCCTGGACGACCTCGCCGAGATCTACGCGGCGCTCGTCCTCGGCACGGGCGACTACGTCCGCAAGAACGGGTTCCGCTCGGTCGTCCTCGGGCTGTCGGGCGGGATCGACTCGGCCCTCGTCGCGACCATCGCCGCCGACGCCATCGGCCCCGAGAACGTGCACGCGATCCTGCTGCCGAGCCGCTACTCGTCCGAGGGCTCGGTGTCCGACGCCGAGGACCTCGTGAAGCGCCAGGGCCTGCACTCCCGGATCGTCCCGATCAGCCGGATGGTCGAGGCGTTCGAGGCCGAACTGGACCTGCACGGCCTCGCCGCCGAGAACCTGCAGGCCCGCATCCGCGCCAACGTGTGGATGGGCCTGTCGAACGAGCACGGCCACCTCGTCCTCACCGGCGGCAACAAGAGCGAACTCGCCACCGGCTACTCCACCCTCTACGGCGACTCCGCGGGCGGCTTCGCCCCGATCAAGGACGTCTTCAAGACCACCGTCTGGGACCTCGCCCGCTGGCGCAACACGGCGCTCACCGCCGACCTGCCGTTCCTGCACCCCTTCGCGCAGGAGCCCGTCCCCGAGGCGATCATCGTCAAGGAGCCGTCCGCCGAACTGCGCCCGGGCCAGCGCGACCGCGACAGCCTCCCCGCGTACGACCTCCTCGACGCCGTCCTGTCCGACTACGTCGAACGCGACATGGGCCGCGACCCCCTCATCGCCGCCGGGCACGACCCCGGCCTCGTCGACCGCGTCATCCGCCTGGTCGACATCGCCGAGTACAAGCGGCGCCAGTACCCGCCCGGCCCGAAGATCACCCCGAAGAACTTCGGCCGCGACCGCCGCCTCCCCATCACCAACCGCTGGCGGGAACGCGGGTGA
- a CDS encoding MFS transporter: protein MTTAQDIPTEPPGRIAAFFEPRIGGFPRTFWVLWAGTLLNRLGTMVEPFLGLYLTTVRGLSLAQAGAVMALLGAGSLAGQFVGGVLADRIGRRATLTAATVGTGAAMLALGHARGLPALAASALALGLLLDMYRPASQAMVADLISPADRPRAFGLLFWAVNLGWAVAMVLGGTLARQGFLWLFWIDALTCAAFGVLVWRAVPETRAAPGRSGSGRGGYLRALRDRVMVAYVAVTLLYTFVLMQGMTTLPLAMREDGLGPQAYGLAIAANGVLIVIVQPLVNAWLSRRDHSRVLVAGFVLVGVGYGLTAFASSVPAYTATILVWTCGEIVAAAVLQAVVADLAPDDLRGRYSGLFGTAWAGGFLLAPLGGTQLLGLGGPSLLWTTCLALALAAAAGQLALAPAIRHRHFSSK, encoded by the coding sequence GTGACCACGGCACAGGACATCCCCACCGAACCGCCCGGCCGGATCGCGGCCTTCTTCGAGCCCCGGATCGGCGGCTTCCCCCGCACTTTCTGGGTGCTGTGGGCGGGGACGCTGCTGAACCGCCTCGGGACGATGGTCGAACCGTTCCTCGGCCTTTACCTGACCACCGTGCGAGGCCTTTCGCTGGCGCAGGCGGGCGCGGTGATGGCGCTGCTCGGCGCCGGGTCGCTCGCGGGCCAGTTCGTCGGCGGGGTCCTGGCCGACCGCATCGGCCGCCGCGCCACCCTCACGGCCGCGACCGTCGGCACCGGCGCCGCGATGCTCGCCCTCGGCCACGCCCGGGGCCTGCCGGCGCTCGCCGCGTCCGCGCTGGCCCTCGGGCTGCTGCTGGACATGTACCGGCCCGCGTCGCAGGCGATGGTCGCCGACCTGATCTCCCCGGCGGACCGTCCGCGCGCGTTCGGGCTGCTGTTCTGGGCGGTCAACCTCGGCTGGGCCGTCGCGATGGTGCTCGGCGGGACGCTCGCCCGGCAGGGCTTCCTGTGGCTGTTCTGGATCGACGCCCTGACCTGCGCCGCGTTCGGCGTGCTGGTGTGGCGGGCCGTTCCCGAGACGCGGGCGGCGCCGGGCCGGAGCGGGTCCGGACGGGGCGGGTACCTGCGGGCGCTGCGCGACCGCGTGATGGTCGCCTACGTCGCCGTGACGCTGCTGTACACGTTCGTCCTGATGCAGGGCATGACGACCTTGCCGCTGGCGATGCGGGAGGACGGCCTCGGCCCGCAGGCCTACGGGCTGGCGATCGCCGCGAACGGGGTGCTGATCGTCATCGTGCAGCCGCTGGTCAACGCGTGGCTGAGCCGCCGCGACCACAGCCGGGTGCTGGTCGCCGGATTCGTCCTCGTCGGCGTCGGCTACGGGCTGACCGCGTTCGCGTCCTCGGTGCCCGCCTACACCGCGACGATCCTGGTCTGGACGTGCGGCGAGATCGTCGCGGCGGCCGTCCTGCAGGCCGTCGTTGCCGACCTGGCCCCCGACGACCTGCGCGGCCGGTACAGCGGCCTGTTCGGAACGGCCTGGGCGGGCGGGTTCCTGCTGGCCCCGCTCGGCGGCACCCAGCTGCTCGGACTCGGCGGGCCGTCCCTGCTGTGGACGACCTGCCTGGCCCTCGCGCTGGCCGCCGCGGCCGGACAGCTCGCGCTCGCCCCGGCGATCCGCCACCGCCATTTTTCGTCAAAGTGA
- a CDS encoding DUF5937 family protein: protein MIEMVFAPDDVARVRFAFSPLWEMVSSLRVLSDPSGHALHLPWVHAVRPRLRGLDLAPLRRLVPSWGYIPDFLTPPPEGPLPDLGAELAAVRATPPEVVATELRYMPPDPRRAEMAARPERTLAVVAGLLEEYWAAAVEPYWPRVRDLLEGDVLRRTRALAARGAAGVFGDLHEAVAWRAGTLAIDRRWDFRGTLDGRGLLLVPSAFVWPAVSVMIPPYQPMLCYPPTGVAALWETRRPAGPDGPAAALAALLGRRRAGLLLALATPASTTELAGRLGVTPAAVSQHLGVLRACGLVAGHRLGRRVLYARTPAGDALAAAPGTAAR from the coding sequence ATGATCGAGATGGTGTTCGCCCCGGACGACGTCGCGCGGGTCAGGTTCGCGTTCTCGCCGCTGTGGGAGATGGTGAGCAGCCTGCGTGTCCTGTCCGATCCGTCCGGGCACGCCCTGCACCTGCCCTGGGTGCACGCAGTACGGCCCCGGCTGAGGGGGCTCGACCTGGCACCGCTGCGACGGCTGGTGCCCTCCTGGGGCTACATTCCCGACTTCCTCACGCCACCGCCGGAGGGCCCGCTGCCCGATCTCGGCGCCGAGCTGGCGGCGGTCCGGGCCACCCCGCCCGAGGTCGTCGCCACCGAGCTGCGGTACATGCCGCCCGACCCGCGCAGGGCCGAGATGGCGGCGCGTCCGGAGCGCACCCTGGCCGTGGTCGCCGGGCTGCTCGAGGAGTACTGGGCCGCCGCCGTCGAGCCGTACTGGCCCCGGGTCCGCGACCTGCTGGAGGGCGACGTCCTGCGCCGCACCCGCGCCCTCGCCGCGCGGGGCGCCGCCGGGGTGTTCGGCGACCTGCACGAGGCCGTCGCGTGGCGCGCCGGGACGCTCGCGATCGACCGGCGCTGGGACTTCCGCGGCACCCTGGACGGGCGCGGGCTGCTGCTGGTCCCGAGCGCCTTCGTCTGGCCGGCGGTGTCGGTGATGATCCCGCCCTACCAGCCCATGCTCTGCTACCCGCCGACCGGCGTCGCCGCGCTGTGGGAGACGCGCCGCCCCGCCGGACCGGACGGGCCCGCCGCGGCGCTCGCCGCGCTGCTCGGCCGCCGCCGCGCCGGGCTGCTGCTCGCGCTCGCCACCCCGGCGTCCACGACCGAGCTGGCCGGGAGGCTGGGCGTGACCCCGGCGGCGGTCAGCCAGCACCTCGGCGTGCTGCGCGCCTGCGGGCTCGTCGCCGGGCACCGCCTCGGCCGCCGCGTGCTGTACGCCCGGACGCCCGCGGGCGACGCCCTCGCCGCCGCGCCGGGCACGGCGGCCCGCTGA
- a CDS encoding terpene synthase family protein, whose translation MDISLLLSTADRAGALAAPAAMHPESWQLCAQVETWARGRGLVLGDPDTSPLGRARCERLAARVFPSADLAAVDLFARWLTWTLALDDMLDHQPLADSGSAVHSLYDDLLRATRRGHPRPGARPLEATLVELWHATSKGMSRDWRRRFMLHLEAHRDGCAQEAVNRRIGHVPDPRAYAPLRRRACGPFLYDLIEPVLGVELPARLLRTPRWKALSHAVADAVAWSNDIASHDLEAARGDVHDLPAVLAKAEGTTPAQAGPAVAARVAERIEDAREAARRLPDMLDRLELTVAQRAAAAQVVRVLLDTPRAHIDWLAESGRYEAGAAVPAPRLDALASLR comes from the coding sequence GTGGACATCTCTCTTCTTCTCTCGACGGCCGACCGGGCCGGCGCGCTCGCCGCGCCCGCGGCCATGCACCCCGAGTCGTGGCAGCTGTGCGCGCAGGTGGAGACCTGGGCCCGGGGCCGCGGCCTGGTGCTCGGAGATCCGGACACCTCTCCGCTCGGCCGGGCCCGCTGCGAGCGGCTCGCCGCCCGCGTCTTCCCGTCCGCCGACCTCGCCGCCGTGGACCTGTTCGCCCGGTGGCTGACCTGGACGCTCGCGCTGGACGACATGCTCGACCACCAGCCGCTCGCCGACAGCGGCAGCGCCGTGCACTCGCTGTACGACGACCTGCTGCGCGCGACCCGCCGCGGGCATCCCCGTCCGGGCGCGCGGCCGCTGGAGGCGACGCTGGTGGAGCTGTGGCACGCCACGTCCAAGGGCATGAGCCGCGACTGGCGCCGCCGCTTCATGCTCCATCTGGAGGCGCACCGGGACGGCTGCGCCCAGGAGGCCGTGAACCGCCGCATCGGGCACGTGCCCGACCCGCGCGCGTACGCGCCGCTGCGGCGCCGCGCGTGCGGGCCGTTCCTGTACGACCTGATCGAGCCGGTCCTCGGCGTCGAGCTGCCCGCGCGGCTGCTGCGGACGCCGCGCTGGAAGGCGCTCTCGCACGCCGTCGCCGACGCCGTGGCCTGGTCGAACGACATCGCCTCGCACGATCTCGAGGCCGCGCGCGGCGACGTCCACGACCTGCCGGCGGTGCTGGCGAAGGCGGAGGGGACGACCCCCGCGCAGGCCGGTCCGGCCGTGGCGGCGCGCGTCGCCGAGCGGATCGAGGACGCCCGCGAGGCGGCGCGGCGGCTGCCGGACATGCTCGACCGGCTGGAGCTGACCGTCGCGCAGCGCGCGGCGGCGGCGCAGGTCGTCCGGGTCCTGCTGGACACCCCGCGGGCGCACATCGACTGGCTCGCCGAGTCCGGACGGTACGAGGCGGGCGCGGCCGTCCCGGCGCCCCGGCTGGACGCGCTGGCGTCGCTGCGCTGA